A genomic region of Tamandua tetradactyla isolate mTamTet1 chromosome 2, mTamTet1.pri, whole genome shotgun sequence contains the following coding sequences:
- the CLDN20 gene encoding claudin-20: MASAVLQLLAFGLALFGALGVLVATLLPNWKVNVDAGSSIFTAIVQLQGLWMDCTWYSTGMFSCALKYSLLSLPIHVQTARAAMVLACLLSAFGICTSVVGMKCTRLGGDRETKSHASLAGGICFTSAGISGLIPTVWYTKEIISNFLDLTVPESNKHEPGGAVYTGFISAMLLFISGMIFCTSCIKKNPEPWLHPPKQQNTTIQLENNSAYSLKDYV, encoded by the coding sequence ATGGCATCGGCGGTTCTGCAGCTGCTTGCTTTTGGCCTGGCTCTGTTTGGGGCTTTGGGGGTGCTCGTGGCCACTCTCCTGCCCAACTGGAAGGTGAATGTGGACGCAGGCTCCAGCATCTTCACAGCCATCGTGCAGCTGCAGGGGCTGTGGATGGACTGTACATGGTACAGCACCGGCATGTTCAGCTGCGCCCTCAAATACTCCCTTCTGTCCCTCCCCATCCACGTGCAGACCGCCCGGGCTGCCATGGTCCTGGCGTGCCTTCTGTCTGCTTTCGGGATCTGCACTTCTGTGGTAGGAATGAAGTGCACTCGCTTGGGAGGAGACAGAGAAACCAAGAGCCATGCTTCACTTGCTGGGGGCATCTGCTTCACATCTGCAGGAATCTctggtttaatacccacagtgtGGTACACAAAGGAGATCATATCGAACTTTTTGGATCTGACAGTTCCAGAAAGCAACAAACATGAGCCTGGAGGAGCTGTCTATACTGGGTTCATTTCGGCAATGCTGCTGTTTATCTCTGGCATGATTTTCTGTACTTCCTGTATAAAAAAGAATCCAGAGCCTTGGCTCCACCCACCCAAGCAACAGAATACAACCATCCAACTAGAGAACAATTCTGCATACAGCTTGAAGGATTATGTATAA